The genome window CACCACCATGACGGCAGCGTCATCCGCCGCTTGAGTGCGCGGTACAAGACCACGTGATACCACAACCCCGCTGGAATCCCGATCAGCAAGCCTCCGGCCAGGATCCACAGTCCGAACTCAATCATGATCTCCGGCGTGATCGCCTTCGCAATCAAGCCGATCACCACGACTCCGACTAGACTGGCCAGCACCAGCAAGAACTCATGCATGGGACGGATTGTACCGGAATCTCTCTGCGCGGGGGGAGAGGCGATCGATATTCCGCTAGTTCGAGAGACATCCGATGAAGAATCTCATGGTTGAGTTCGGCTGGCGTAACGACCGAGAGTGGCCACAAAGGGAAACCGCAACATCATAAAGAGATTCAAGCAGACCGGCGGGCCGAGATGTTCGAGGCCGATCTTCATCCCCAGTTGCCCCAAGGCCGGTTCCGCGCAGTAGGTGCCGAACAGCCGGTCCCACCAGGGCACGTTGAATCCATAGTTGCTGTTGGTTTCTCGCACGTCGGTGGAATGGTGGATGCGGTGCATATCCGGTGTGACGATCACATAGCGCAGCACTCGATCGAGCCCCAATGGCATCCTTACATTGCTGTGATTGAACAGGGCCGTCGCGTTCAGCACGATCTCAAAGATGACGACCGCCAGCGGCGCGACACCCAACATCAATACCGAGAGTGCCTTCACGCCTGTCGAGATGATGATTTCGACCGGATGAAACCGTACTCCGCTCGAAACGTCCAAATCCAAATCCGAGTGATGCATCATGTGGAACCGCCAGAGGATCGGCACGTAGTGGAAGACTTGATGCTGCCAGTAGATGATCAGATCGAGCGCCACCACCGCCAGCCCG of Nitrospira sp. contains these proteins:
- a CDS encoding sterol desaturase family protein, with the protein product MGTEGLVRVGAYLSVLVIMATWELLAPRRALTASKLCRWGGNLTIVALNTVIARLFFMGGVVAVAAMAQEREWGLLNWVEGPVWLEFGLAVVALDLIIYWQHQVFHYVPILWRFHMMHHSDLDLDVSSGVRFHPVEIIISTGVKALSVLMLGVAPLAVVIFEIVLNATALFNHSNVRMPLGLDRVLRYVIVTPDMHRIHHSTDVRETNSNYGFNVPWWDRLFGTYCAEPALGQLGMKIGLEHLGPPVCLNLFMMLRFPFVATLGRYASRTQP